The following coding sequences lie in one Capsicum annuum cultivar UCD-10X-F1 chromosome 5, UCD10Xv1.1, whole genome shotgun sequence genomic window:
- the LOC107870892 gene encoding shaggy-related protein kinase epsilon isoform X1, translating into MNVMRRLKSIASGQSSISDPGGDFSLKRPKVDQEVDHRVDIEIQLEEQCPITLNDDVASTSEGSASSTLTVDTRQEKSGCKELPKEMSGMKIRGKISDDHEDMEPTVVSGNGTETGQIIVTTLSGRKGKKKQTLSYMAERVVGTGSFGVVFQAKCLETGESVAIKKVLEDRRYKNRELQIMRMLDHPNAVHLRHCFYSTTEKNEVYLNLVLEYVSETVYRVSRHYSRVNHHMPIIFIQLYMYQLCRALNYMHNVIGVCHRDIKPQNLLVNPHTHQLKICDFGSAKMLVPGEPNIAYICSRYYRAPELIFGATEYTTAIDMWSAGCVFAELLLGQPLFPGESGVDQLVEIIKILGTPTREEIRCMNPSYKEFKFPQIKAHPWYKIFHRRIPPEAVDLASRLLQYSPTLRCTSLEACAHPFFDALRDPNACLPNGRPFPPLFNFTPQELSGAPTELRQRLIPEHTRK; encoded by the exons ATGAACGTGATGCGTCGCCTTAAGAGCATTGCTTCTGGACAATCGTCCATTTCCGATCCT GGAGGGGATTTTAGCCTAAAGAGACCGAAGGTTGATCAAGAAGTAGATCACAGGGTTGATATTGAAATTCAATTGGAAGAGCAGTGTCCTATAACGCTAAATGATGATGTGGCTTCTACATCTGAAGGAAGTGCTTCAAGTACATTAACTGTCGATACTAGGCAAGAAAAATCTGGATGTAAGGAGCTTCCAAAAGAAATGAGTGGAATGAAAATTAGAGGCAAAATCTCTGATGACCATGAG GATATGGAACCTACTGTTGTTAGCGGTAATGGAACAGAAACAGGCCAGATAATTGTGACTACTCTGAGTGGTCGAAAGGGAAAGAAGAAACAG ACGCTGTCTTACATGGCTGAACGTGTGGTGGGTACGGGATCATTCGGAGTTGTATTTCAG gCTAAGTGCCTTGAAACAGGTGAATCTGTGGCAATAAAGAAGGTCTTGGAGGACAGGAGATACAAGAACAGGGAACTGCAGATTATGCGCATGCTTGATCATCCTAATGCTGTTCACCTGAGACACTGTTTCTATTCTACTACTGAGAAGAATGAGGTTTACCTTAACCTTGTTCTGGAGTACGTATCTGAAACCGTGTACCGAGTTTCAAGGCACTACAGCAGAGTGAACCATCACATGCCAATCATATTTATTCAACTATACATGTACCAG CTATGTCGGGCTTTGAATTACATGCACAATGTAATTGGGGTATGTCACCGTGATATTAAACCTCAGAATCTTTTG GTTAATCCACACACCCATCAGTTAAAGATCTGTGATTTTGGAAGTGCAAAGATGCTG GTGCCTGGGGAGCCCAATATAGCCTACATTTGTTCGCGGTATTATAGAGCACCTGAATTGATCTTTGGGGCTACAGAGTACACAACTGCAATTGATATGTGGTCAGCTGGTTGCGTTTTCGCTGAATTACTTTTGGGACAG CCTCTTTTCCCTGGAGAAAGTGGCGTTGATCAGCTGGTGGAGATAATCAAG ATTTTGGGAACACCAACTAGAGAGGAAATTAGGTGCATGAATCCAAGCTATAAGGAGTTCAAGTTTCCTCAAATCAAAGCTCACCCGTGGTACAAG ATATTTCACCGAAGAATACCTCCTGAAGCAGTGGATCTGGCGTCAAGGCTCCTCCAGTATTCTCCAACTTTGCGCTGTACTTCT TTAGAGGCATGTGCACACCCTTTCTTTGATGCTCTGAGGGATCCAAATGCATGCTTACCAAATGGACGACCTTTCCCACCTCTATTCAACTTTACACCTCAAG AACTTTCTGGTGCACCTACTGAACTGCGACAACGCCTCATTCCTGAGCACACGAGGAAATGA
- the LOC107870892 gene encoding shaggy-related protein kinase theta isoform X3 yields MRMLDHPNAVHLRHCFYSTTEKNEVYLNLVLEYVSETVYRVSRHYSRVNHHMPIIFIQLYMYQLCRALNYMHNVIGVCHRDIKPQNLLVNPHTHQLKICDFGSAKMLVPGEPNIAYICSRYYRAPELIFGATEYTTAIDMWSAGCVFAELLLGQPLFPGESGVDQLVEIIKILGTPTREEIRCMNPSYKEFKFPQIKAHPWYKIFHRRIPPEAVDLASRLLQYSPTLRCTSLEACAHPFFDALRDPNACLPNGRPFPPLFNFTPQELSGAPTELRQRLIPEHTRK; encoded by the exons ATGCGCATGCTTGATCATCCTAATGCTGTTCACCTGAGACACTGTTTCTATTCTACTACTGAGAAGAATGAGGTTTACCTTAACCTTGTTCTGGAGTACGTATCTGAAACCGTGTACCGAGTTTCAAGGCACTACAGCAGAGTGAACCATCACATGCCAATCATATTTATTCAACTATACATGTACCAG CTATGTCGGGCTTTGAATTACATGCACAATGTAATTGGGGTATGTCACCGTGATATTAAACCTCAGAATCTTTTG GTTAATCCACACACCCATCAGTTAAAGATCTGTGATTTTGGAAGTGCAAAGATGCTG GTGCCTGGGGAGCCCAATATAGCCTACATTTGTTCGCGGTATTATAGAGCACCTGAATTGATCTTTGGGGCTACAGAGTACACAACTGCAATTGATATGTGGTCAGCTGGTTGCGTTTTCGCTGAATTACTTTTGGGACAG CCTCTTTTCCCTGGAGAAAGTGGCGTTGATCAGCTGGTGGAGATAATCAAG ATTTTGGGAACACCAACTAGAGAGGAAATTAGGTGCATGAATCCAAGCTATAAGGAGTTCAAGTTTCCTCAAATCAAAGCTCACCCGTGGTACAAG ATATTTCACCGAAGAATACCTCCTGAAGCAGTGGATCTGGCGTCAAGGCTCCTCCAGTATTCTCCAACTTTGCGCTGTACTTCT TTAGAGGCATGTGCACACCCTTTCTTTGATGCTCTGAGGGATCCAAATGCATGCTTACCAAATGGACGACCTTTCCCACCTCTATTCAACTTTACACCTCAAG AACTTTCTGGTGCACCTACTGAACTGCGACAACGCCTCATTCCTGAGCACACGAGGAAATGA
- the LOC107870892 gene encoding shaggy-related protein kinase theta isoform X2 — protein sequence MSGMKIRGKISDDHEDMEPTVVSGNGTETGQIIVTTLSGRKGKKKQTLSYMAERVVGTGSFGVVFQAKCLETGESVAIKKVLEDRRYKNRELQIMRMLDHPNAVHLRHCFYSTTEKNEVYLNLVLEYVSETVYRVSRHYSRVNHHMPIIFIQLYMYQLCRALNYMHNVIGVCHRDIKPQNLLVNPHTHQLKICDFGSAKMLVPGEPNIAYICSRYYRAPELIFGATEYTTAIDMWSAGCVFAELLLGQPLFPGESGVDQLVEIIKILGTPTREEIRCMNPSYKEFKFPQIKAHPWYKIFHRRIPPEAVDLASRLLQYSPTLRCTSLEACAHPFFDALRDPNACLPNGRPFPPLFNFTPQELSGAPTELRQRLIPEHTRK from the exons ATGAGTGGAATGAAAATTAGAGGCAAAATCTCTGATGACCATGAG GATATGGAACCTACTGTTGTTAGCGGTAATGGAACAGAAACAGGCCAGATAATTGTGACTACTCTGAGTGGTCGAAAGGGAAAGAAGAAACAG ACGCTGTCTTACATGGCTGAACGTGTGGTGGGTACGGGATCATTCGGAGTTGTATTTCAG gCTAAGTGCCTTGAAACAGGTGAATCTGTGGCAATAAAGAAGGTCTTGGAGGACAGGAGATACAAGAACAGGGAACTGCAGATTATGCGCATGCTTGATCATCCTAATGCTGTTCACCTGAGACACTGTTTCTATTCTACTACTGAGAAGAATGAGGTTTACCTTAACCTTGTTCTGGAGTACGTATCTGAAACCGTGTACCGAGTTTCAAGGCACTACAGCAGAGTGAACCATCACATGCCAATCATATTTATTCAACTATACATGTACCAG CTATGTCGGGCTTTGAATTACATGCACAATGTAATTGGGGTATGTCACCGTGATATTAAACCTCAGAATCTTTTG GTTAATCCACACACCCATCAGTTAAAGATCTGTGATTTTGGAAGTGCAAAGATGCTG GTGCCTGGGGAGCCCAATATAGCCTACATTTGTTCGCGGTATTATAGAGCACCTGAATTGATCTTTGGGGCTACAGAGTACACAACTGCAATTGATATGTGGTCAGCTGGTTGCGTTTTCGCTGAATTACTTTTGGGACAG CCTCTTTTCCCTGGAGAAAGTGGCGTTGATCAGCTGGTGGAGATAATCAAG ATTTTGGGAACACCAACTAGAGAGGAAATTAGGTGCATGAATCCAAGCTATAAGGAGTTCAAGTTTCCTCAAATCAAAGCTCACCCGTGGTACAAG ATATTTCACCGAAGAATACCTCCTGAAGCAGTGGATCTGGCGTCAAGGCTCCTCCAGTATTCTCCAACTTTGCGCTGTACTTCT TTAGAGGCATGTGCACACCCTTTCTTTGATGCTCTGAGGGATCCAAATGCATGCTTACCAAATGGACGACCTTTCCCACCTCTATTCAACTTTACACCTCAAG AACTTTCTGGTGCACCTACTGAACTGCGACAACGCCTCATTCCTGAGCACACGAGGAAATGA